GCGGCCGGATCGACATCGGTTGGCGTTGACCTGCATCGATGTGATTGTGGGTGGCTGCCACGACACCCCGGGTGATCGGGCTTCGATAGGCGTTTGCCGGGCCCGGCGGGTGGATAGTGTCGTAGCCGTGCTGGGCCTACCTGCTCATGTGACCGCCTGCCTCTTCGACCTGGACGGTGTGCTGACACAGACCGCCCTGGTGCACAACGCCGCCTGGAAGCAGACCTTCGACGCGTTCCTGCGCGCCCACTCGGCAGCCACCGGTGAGCCGTACCGGCCCTTCGATCCCGGGCCGGACTACCACCGCTACGTCGACGGGCGACCGCGTGCCGACGGGGTGCGTTCCTTCCTCGCCTCCCGGGGCATCGTGCTGCCCGACGGTGGCCCGGACGACCCGCCGGAGGCGGAGACCGTGTACGGCCTGGGCAACCGCAAGAACATCGTCCTCAAGGAGCGGATCCGCACCGACGGGGTGCAGGCGTACCCCGGCTCGGTGCGGTACCTGAAGGAGACCGTCGCCGCCGGGCTGCGCCGGGCGGTCGTCTCGGCCAGCGCCAACTGCCAGGAGGTGGTCGCCGCCGCCGGCCTGGCACCGCTGCTCGAAGCGCGGGTGGACGGGGTGGTCGCCCGCGCCGAGGGGCTGCGCGGCAAGCCGCACCCGGACACCTTCCTGGCCGGCGCGAAGCTGCTCGGGGTCGCCCCGGCCCACGCCGCCGTCTTCGAGGACGCCCTCGCCGGGGTCGCCGCCGGTCGGGCCGGCGGATTCGGTTACGTGATCGGCGTCGACCGGGGCGGTCAGGCCGACGAACTACGGGCCCACGGCGCCGACATCGTCGTCGACGACCTCGCCGACCTACTCGACGCCGATCGGGGTGACCAGCGATGATCCGTGAACGGGCCTATCCCGTCGAGCCGTGGCACGTCCGGGAGACCCGGCTGGACATGGACGTCCTCGCCCAGTCCGAGTCGGTCTTCGCGCTCTCCAACGGCCACGTCGGACTGCGCGGCAACCTGGACGAGGGCGAGCCGCACGGCCTGCCCGGGACGTACCTCAACTCCTTCTACGAGCTGCGGCCCCTGCCGTACGCCGAGGCGGGCTTCGGCTTCCCGGAGTCCGGCCAGACCATCGTCAACGTGACCAACGGCAAGCTGATCCGGCTGCTGGTCGACGACGAGCCCCTCGACGTGCGCTACGGCGAACTCCTCGACCACGAGCGCATCCTCGACCTGCGAGCCGGCACCCTGCACCGCCGGCTGCACTGGCGTTCGCCGGCCGGCCGGGAGGTCAGGGTACGCAGCACCCGGTTGGTCTCCTTCACCCAACGCTCGGTCGCCGCGATCAGCTACGAGGTCGAGGCGGTGGACGGCCCGCTGCGGCTGATCCTCCAGTCGGAGCTGGTGGCCAACGAGTCGCTGCCGCCGCAGAGCCGGGACCCACGGGTCGCCGCGGTGCTGGAGTCACCGCTGCTGGCCGAGGAGGAGCTGACCACCGGCGACGGCGGGCTGCTCATCCACCGGACCAAGGTCTCCGGCCTGCGGGTCGCCGCCGCGATGGACCACGAGGTGTCCGGTCCGACGCGCACCACCGTCGAGTCCGAGGGGTACGAGGACTGGGTGCGTACCACCGTGGGGTGCGTGCTGGCCCCCGGCGAGACGCTGCGGGTGGTCAAGTACCTCACCTACGGCTGGTCCAGCCGGCGCTCCCTGCCGGCGCTGCGCGACCAGGTGGGCGCGGCCCTCGCGGCGGCGAAACTGGACGGCTGGGACGGGCTGCGCCGGGCCCAGCGGGAGTACCTCGACGAGTTCTGGGACGCCGCCGACGTGGTGGTCGAGGGGGACCCGGAGGTGCAGCAGGCGGTCCGGTTCGGCATGTTCCACGTGCTGCAGGCCGGCGCCCGCGCCGAACGCCGACCCATCTCCGCGAAGGGACTCACCGGTCCCGGGTACGACGGCCACGCGTTCTGGGACACCGAGATGTTCGTGTTGCCGGTGCTCACCTACACCCAACCGAGCGCGGTCCGGGACGCGTTGTTCTGGCGGCACTCCACTCTCGACCAGGCCCAGGACCGGGCCCGTACGCTGAACCTGCACGGCGCGGCGTTCCCCTGGCGCACCATCGAGGGGGCCGAGTCGTCGGCGTACTGGCCGGCCGGGACGGCGGCCTTCCACATCGCCGCCGACGTGGCCGACGCGCTGCGCCGGTACGTCCTGGTCACCGGCGACGAGCAGCTGGAACGGGAGATCGGCCTGGAGCTGCTGGTGGAGACCGCCCGGCTCTGGCGTTCGCTTGGCCACCACGACCGGCAGGGCAACTTCCACATCGACGGGGTGACCGGCCCGGACGAGTACACGGCGGTCAAGAACGACAACATCTACACCAACCTGATGGCCCAGCGGAACCTGGCCACCGCCGCCGACGCGGCCATGCGGCTGCACGACGAGGCGCTCGCCCTCGGGGTCACCGAGGAGGAGGCGGCCGGCTGGCGGGACGCG
Above is a window of Micromonospora yangpuensis DNA encoding:
- a CDS encoding beta-phosphoglucomutase family hydrolase, producing MLGLPAHVTACLFDLDGVLTQTALVHNAAWKQTFDAFLRAHSAATGEPYRPFDPGPDYHRYVDGRPRADGVRSFLASRGIVLPDGGPDDPPEAETVYGLGNRKNIVLKERIRTDGVQAYPGSVRYLKETVAAGLRRAVVSASANCQEVVAAAGLAPLLEARVDGVVARAEGLRGKPHPDTFLAGAKLLGVAPAHAAVFEDALAGVAAGRAGGFGYVIGVDRGGQADELRAHGADIVVDDLADLLDADRGDQR
- a CDS encoding glycoside hydrolase family 65 protein, whose product is MIRERAYPVEPWHVRETRLDMDVLAQSESVFALSNGHVGLRGNLDEGEPHGLPGTYLNSFYELRPLPYAEAGFGFPESGQTIVNVTNGKLIRLLVDDEPLDVRYGELLDHERILDLRAGTLHRRLHWRSPAGREVRVRSTRLVSFTQRSVAAISYEVEAVDGPLRLILQSELVANESLPPQSRDPRVAAVLESPLLAEEELTTGDGGLLIHRTKVSGLRVAAAMDHEVSGPTRTTVESEGYEDWVRTTVGCVLAPGETLRVVKYLTYGWSSRRSLPALRDQVGAALAAAKLDGWDGLRRAQREYLDEFWDAADVVVEGDPEVQQAVRFGMFHVLQAGARAERRPISAKGLTGPGYDGHAFWDTEMFVLPVLTYTQPSAVRDALFWRHSTLDQAQDRARTLNLHGAAFPWRTIEGAESSAYWPAGTAAFHIAADVADALRRYVLVTGDEQLEREIGLELLVETARLWRSLGHHDRQGNFHIDGVTGPDEYTAVKNDNIYTNLMAQRNLATAADAAMRLHDEALALGVTEEEAAGWRDAAESMSLPYDPEMAVHEQVEGFTRLQEWDFEHTPGEKYPLLLHYPYFDLYRKQVVKQADLVLAMHWRGDAFTGEQKARNFAYYERRTVRDSSLSACTQAVLAAEVGQPELAHSYLREAALMDLHDLNENTRDGVHMASLAGAWIALVSGFGGLRDHDGSLSFAPRLPSRLTRLEFSLQWRSMRLRVDVRPHHTTYALRNGGPDTVLELRHHDETVTVTCAQPTTLPNPPAEPSGPNPEQPAGRAPLMHPPPVPDK